Proteins co-encoded in one Nicotiana sylvestris chromosome 7, ASM39365v2, whole genome shotgun sequence genomic window:
- the LOC104230125 gene encoding probable serine/threonine-protein kinase PBL23 isoform X1 translates to MILGRLAKRGWMNCFSCCMPVEDSIHNSSLENSIIQQYKDTKSPAQFANISLKTDSSRRRYIASEIEKFGKGNIAAQAFTFRELCLATQNFDCECLLGSGGFGKVYKGHIKSKNMDVAVKQLDRNGFQGTKEFLVEVLLLSLLRHSNLVNLIGYCSDGDQRILVYEFMPNGSLEGHLLELGPDNKPLDWDMRMKIAVGAAKGLAYLHETANPPVIYRDFKSSNILLDDNFNPKLSDFGLAKLGPTGGRTHVSTRVMGTYGYCAPDYACTGKLTVKSDVYSFGVVFLEIITGRRVIDSSRPSEEQNLVKWARPLINDKKKFHLMADPLLGKNYPTKALYQALTVASMCLQEDASTRPLISDVVTALEYISSIKKHEKEEAVAEDTFKSPPALQTITSHVERIQSNKAHCIRERF, encoded by the exons ATGATATTAGGTAGATTAGCAAAAAGAGGATGGATGAATTGTTTTTCATGTTGTATGCCGGTGGAGGACAGCATTCATAATTCCTCTTTGGAAAATAGCATTATTCAACAATACAAAGATACCAAATCTCCAGCACAATTTGCCAACATTTCTCTTAAAACTG ATAGCAGCAGAAGGAGATACATAGCTTCAGAAATAGAAAAATTTGGAAAGGGGAACATTGCAGCTCAGGCCTTCACATTCCGCGAGTTGTGTCTTGCAACTCAAAACTTTGACTGTGAGTGTTTGCTTGGTTCTGGTGGTTTTGGTAAAGTGTACAAGGGCCATATTAAAAGCAAGAATATG GATGTTGCTGTGAAACAACTTGACAGGAATGGTTTCCAAGGAACTAAAGAGTTCCTTGTGGAGGTTCTGCTGTTGAGTCTTCTCCGTCATTCCAACCTCGTCAATTTAATAGGATATTGTTCAGATGGTGATCAGCGAATATTAGTCTACGAATTCATGCCAAATGGTTCGTTAGAGGGTCACCTTCTTG AACTTGGTCCAGATAATAAGCCTCTTGATTGGGATATGAGGATGAAAATTGCAGTAGGAGCAGCAAAAGGACTTGCATACTTGCATGAAACAGCTAATCCTCCGGTGATTTATCGAGACTTTAAATCCTCCAACATACTTTTAGATGACAACTTTAATCCAAAACTTTCTGATTTTGGACTTGCCAAGCTAGGTCCAACTGGTGGCAGGACTCATGTCTCCACTAGGGTCATGGGAACCTATGGTTACTGTGCACCTGACTATGCTTGCACAGGTAAATTGACCGTTAAGTCTGATGTTTATAGCTTTGGCGTAGTCTTCTTAGAAATAATCACAGGAAGACGAGTCATTGACAGCTCCAGACCAAGCGAAGAACAGAACCTCGTCAAGTGG GCACGACCGTTGATCAATGACAAGAAGAAGTTTCACTTAATGGCAGATCCATTGCTGGGAAAGAACTACCCGACGAAGGCACTGTATCAAGCTCTAACAGTTGCATCAATGTGCCTGCAAGAGGACGCTAGTACGCGACCTTTAATCAGCGATGTAGTGACTGCTTTAGAGTATATATCTAGTATCAAGAAACATGAGAAGGAGGAGGCTGTAGCAGAAGACACTTTCAAATCCCCACCTGCATTGCAAACTATTACAAGTCATGTTGAACGTATTCAAAGTAATAAAGCTCATTGTATTAGAGAAAGATTCTAA
- the LOC104230125 gene encoding probable serine/threonine-protein kinase PBL23 isoform X2, which produces MILGRLAKRGWMNCFSCCMPVEDSIHNSSLENSIIQQYKDTKSPAQFANISLKTDSSRRRYIASEIEKFGKGNIAAQAFTFRELCLATQNFDCECLLGSGGFGKVYKGHIKSKNMDVAVKQLDRNGFQGTKEFLVEVLLLSLLRHSNLVNLIGYCSDGDQRILVYEFMPNGSLEGHLLELGPDNKPLDWDMRMKIAVGAAKGLAYLHETANPPVIYRDFKSSNILLDDNFNPKLSDFGLAKLGPTGGRTHVSTRVMGTYGYCAPDYACTGKLTVKSDVYSFGVVFLEIITGRRVIDSSRPSEEQNLVKWIHCWERTTRRRHCIKL; this is translated from the exons ATGATATTAGGTAGATTAGCAAAAAGAGGATGGATGAATTGTTTTTCATGTTGTATGCCGGTGGAGGACAGCATTCATAATTCCTCTTTGGAAAATAGCATTATTCAACAATACAAAGATACCAAATCTCCAGCACAATTTGCCAACATTTCTCTTAAAACTG ATAGCAGCAGAAGGAGATACATAGCTTCAGAAATAGAAAAATTTGGAAAGGGGAACATTGCAGCTCAGGCCTTCACATTCCGCGAGTTGTGTCTTGCAACTCAAAACTTTGACTGTGAGTGTTTGCTTGGTTCTGGTGGTTTTGGTAAAGTGTACAAGGGCCATATTAAAAGCAAGAATATG GATGTTGCTGTGAAACAACTTGACAGGAATGGTTTCCAAGGAACTAAAGAGTTCCTTGTGGAGGTTCTGCTGTTGAGTCTTCTCCGTCATTCCAACCTCGTCAATTTAATAGGATATTGTTCAGATGGTGATCAGCGAATATTAGTCTACGAATTCATGCCAAATGGTTCGTTAGAGGGTCACCTTCTTG AACTTGGTCCAGATAATAAGCCTCTTGATTGGGATATGAGGATGAAAATTGCAGTAGGAGCAGCAAAAGGACTTGCATACTTGCATGAAACAGCTAATCCTCCGGTGATTTATCGAGACTTTAAATCCTCCAACATACTTTTAGATGACAACTTTAATCCAAAACTTTCTGATTTTGGACTTGCCAAGCTAGGTCCAACTGGTGGCAGGACTCATGTCTCCACTAGGGTCATGGGAACCTATGGTTACTGTGCACCTGACTATGCTTGCACAGGTAAATTGACCGTTAAGTCTGATGTTTATAGCTTTGGCGTAGTCTTCTTAGAAATAATCACAGGAAGACGAGTCATTGACAGCTCCAGACCAAGCGAAGAACAGAACCTCGTCAAGTGG ATCCATTGCTGGGAAAGAACTACCCGACGAAGGCACTGTATCAAGCTCTAA
- the LOC104230126 gene encoding uncharacterized protein produces MTDSIFEVREELMVSPLGGIPQHRTAHFLKPIVSSPDGPPLKLPSLPFSSESEWPLKVSFNGWRLPQNKWKKWVESMKSVHYSVWKAAGIHEAIIGSVYKIHSYKDLIFGMTERWCCETNTFIFPWGEASITLEDMMILGGFSVLGGTVSLQPLQSPELVEIQENLEKARKKLIRMKTDNHNGWLNHFMNSGHRFEHEAFLSLWLSRFVFPGNEYGKIGIHVFPIAVNLAKGTRLALAPAVLASIYRDLSLLKQTIEIASSSNERNNENVGDSVDILALTLWAPLLFVQVWAWERLLPLQPEQARKCSMASGVRIGRWHNVKQLDVINVRNIIDSSGETFLWRPYALASVGGWSVPKFYKERSEEWTIIEGQNVEQELESFVRCLRLSELVGLDCQEPYQPHRVAMQFGYDQDFPKWIPRSCSCPQVAWYNYSRPIDSDLKLYYPSRLSESDVTAQYLRWWRKEVLFLAVAFKGVLHGLRSKRRSRRLSSLYAPPAFAPKLKHVKVAIDYNLKKAQVESYPDVPPGFPPKCGEVNDRKRISMMEKKVQVENYPDVPPGCPPKCDEINDKKHIWMMEKKVKVENFPDVPPGFPPKCGEVSDKKHISMMEKKVKVENCPDVPIGFPPKFGEINEKKHISMMEKKVKVENFLDVPPGFPPKCGEVNDKKHISVMEKKVKVENFPYVPIGFPPKCGEVKNISMGISQTMAFNGNTAEERKHIP; encoded by the coding sequence ATGACAGACTCAATCTTTGAGGTAAGAGAAGAGTTAATGGTTTCACCATTAGGTGGAATCCCACAACACAGAACAGCTCATTTCTTGAAACCCATTGTTTCTTCTCCTGATGGTCCACCATTAAAGCTACCTTCACTTCCTTTCTCCTCTGAATCTGAATGGCCTTTAAAAGTCTCCTTCAATGGCTGGAGGCTTCCTCAAAACAAATGGAAAAAATGGGTTGAGAGTATGAAATCTGTTCATTACTCTGTATGGAAAGCTGCTGGTATTCATGAAGCCATTATAGGTTCAGTATACAAAATCCATAGTTACAAAGATTTGATTTTTGGAATGACAGAAAGGTGGTGCTGTGAGACTAATACTTTTATATTTCCTTGGGGTGAAGCTAGTATTACTCTTGAAGATATGATGATTTTGGGAGGGTTTTCTGTTTTGGGTGGCACTGTTTCATTGCAGCCTCTTCAATCCCCTGAGTTGGTTGAAATTCAAGAAAATCTTGAAAAAGCGCGAAAGAAACTTATCAGAATGAAGACTGATAATCATAATGGGTGGTTGAATCATTTCATGAATAGTGGACACAGGTTTGAACATGAAGCTTTTCTTTCTCTTTGGTTATCAAGATTTGTGTTTCCAGGAAATGAATATGGTAAAATAGGTATACATGTTTTTCCAATAGCTGTCAACCTTGCTAAAGGTACGCGACTAGCACTTGCTCCTGCTGTTCTTGCAAGCATATATAGGGACTTGAGTTTGTTGAAACAGACTATAGAAATTGCTTCGTCTTCAAATGAGCGAAATAATGAAAATGTTGGAGATAGTGTTGACATTCTAGCGCTTACTCTTTGGGCGCCTTTGTTGTTTGTTCAAGTTTGGGCTTGGGAGAGGTTACTACCTTTGCAGCCAGAGCAGGCTCGCAAATGCAGTATGGCTAGTGGGGTGAGAATAGGACGATGGCATAATGTGAAACAATTGGATGTGATTAATGTGAGGAATATTATTGATTCTTCTGGAGAGACATTTCTGTGGAGGCCATATGCCTTGGCTTCTGTGGGAGGTTGGTCAGTTCCTAAGTTTTACAAGGAAAGATCAGAAGAGTGGACAATAATTGAAGGGCAAAATGTGGAACAAGAACTGGAGTCTTTCGTTCGATGCTTGAGGTTATCTGAGCTAGTTGGGTTGGATTGTCAAGAGCCTTATCAACCACATCGTGTAGCAATGCAGTTTGGATATGACCAAGATTTCCCTAAATGGATTCCTCGTTCGTGTTCATGTCCTCAAGTTGCTTGGTACAACTATAGCAGACCCATTGATTCTGATTTGAAGCTATATTATCCATCTAGGTTGTCTGAATCAGATGTCACTGCCCAGTATTTGAGATGGTGGAGAAAAGAAGTATTATTTCTAGCTGTTGCATTCAAAGGAGTGTTGCATGGACTTAGGAGTAAAAGAAGATCAAGACGACTTTCTAGCCTTTATGCTCCTCCTGCTTTTGCTCCTAAGTTAAAACATGTGAAAGTAGCAATTGACTATAACTTAAAAAAAGCACAAGTAGAGAGTTACCCTGATGTTCCCCCTGGTTTTCCACCCAAATGTGGTGAGGTAAATGACAGGAAGCGTATATCGATGATGGAAAAGAAAGTACAAGTGGAGAATTACCCTGATGTTCCTCCTGGTTGTCCACCCAAATGTGATGAGATAAATGACAAGAAGCATATATGGATGATGGAAAAGAAAGTAAAAGTGGAGAATTTCCCTGATGTTCCCCCTGGTTTTCCACCTAAATGTGGTGAGGTAAGCGACAAGAAGCATATATCGATGATGGAAAAGAAGGTAAAAGTGGAGAATTGCCCTGATGTTCCCATTGGTTTTCCTCCCAAATTTGGTGAGATAAATGAAAAGAAACATATATCGATGATGGAAAAGAAAGTAAAAGTGGAGAATTTCCTTGATGTTCCCCCTGGTTTTCCACCCAAATGTGGTGAGGTAAATGACAAGAAGCATATATCGGTGATGGAAAAGAAAGTAAAAGTGGAGAATTTCCCATATGTTCCCATTGGTTTTCCTCCCAAATGTGGTGAAGTAAAGAATATTTCTATGGGGATTTCACAAACAATGGCTTTCAATGGGAATACTGCAGAAGAAAGAAAACACATTCCCTGA